The proteins below are encoded in one region of Apium graveolens cultivar Ventura chromosome 4, ASM990537v1, whole genome shotgun sequence:
- the LOC141719929 gene encoding agamous-like MADS-box protein AGL62 yields MAKKFSIGRQKIKIAKIERKNHLQVTFSKRRSGLFKKASELCTLCGVEIAIIVFSPAGKVFSFGHPNVEGIIDRFFDRNPPPLNSSTLHLVEAHRSMTVCELNFHLTQIFNELEGERKRGEALDDMRQASQSQFWWESPVEKMGFDELQQLKDCMEALKKNVNNQANSILIENANSNFPPSGFNGHRAFNQFEAKPNQIDPASHVPGYGYGNGYFGLSNFAA; encoded by the coding sequence ATGGCCAAAAAGTTCAGCATTGGCCGCCAAAAGATCAAGATTGCGAAAATAGAGCGTAAGAATCACCTGCAAGTTACCTTCTCAAAGCGTCGATCAGGCCTCTTTAAGAAGGCAAGTGAGCTCTGTACACTTTGTGGAGTTGAGATTGCCATTATAGTCTTTTCTCCAGCTGGAAAAGTGTTCTCCTTTGGACATCCTAATGTTGAAGGTATAATTGATAGGTTTTTTGATCGCAATCCTCCACCTTTAAACTCAAGCACTCTCCATCTCGTTGAAGCTCATCGTAGTATGACTGTTTGCGAGCTGAACTTCCATCTCACACAGATTTTCAATGAACTAGAGGGTGAGAGGAAGAGAGGAGAGGCACTTGATGACATGAGGCAAGCTAGCCAGAGCCAGTTTTGGTGGGAATCTCCAGTCGAAAAGATGGGATTTGATGAGCTTCAACAATTGAAGGACTGCATGGAAGCGTTGAAGAAAAATGTGAACAATCAAGCTAATAGCATCTTGATTGAGAATGCAAATTCTAATTTTCCACCTTCTGGTTTTAATGGACACAGGGCCTTTAATCAGTTTGAAGCTAAGCCTAATCAGATTGATCCTGCTTCTCATGTCCCTGGTTACGGATATGGTAATGGTTATTTTGGTCTGAGCAACTTTGCTGCGTAA
- the LOC141719928 gene encoding agamous-like MADS-box protein AGL62, producing the protein MAKKFSIGRQKIKIAKIERKNHLQVTFSKRRSGLFKKASELCTLCGVEIAIIVFSPAGKVFSFGHPNVEGIIDRFFGRNPPPSNSSTLHLVEAHRSMTVCELNFHLTQIFNELEGERKRGEALDDMRQASQSQFWWESPVEKMGFDELQQLKDCMEALKKNVNNQANSILIENANSNFPPSGFNGHRAFNQFEAKPNQIDPASHVPGYGYGNGYFGLSNFAA; encoded by the coding sequence ATGGCCAAAAAGTTCAGCATTGGCCGCCAAAAGATCAAGATTGCGAAAATAGAGCGTAAGAATCACCTGCAAGTTACCTTCTCAAAGCGTCGATCAGGCCTCTTTAAGAAGGCAAGTGAGCTCTGTACACTTTGTGGAGTTGAGATTGCCATTATAGTCTTTTCTCCAGCTGGAAAAGTGTTCTCCTTTGGACATCCTAATGTTGAAGGTATAATTGATAGGTTTTTTGGTCGCAATCCTCCACCTTCAAACTCAAGCACTCTCCATCTCGTTGAAGCTCATCGTAGTATGACTGTTTGCGAGCTGAACTTCCATCTCACACAGATTTTCAATGAACTAGAGGGTGAGAGGAAGAGAGGAGAGGCACTTGATGACATGAGGCAAGCTAGCCAGAGCCAGTTTTGGTGGGAATCTCCAGTCGAAAAGATGGGATTTGATGAGCTTCAACAATTGAAGGACTGCATGGAAGCGTTGAAGAAAAATGTGAACAATCAAGCTAATAGCATCTTGATTGAGAATGCAAATTCTAATTTTCCACCTTCTGGTTTTAATGGACACAGGGCCTTTAATCAGTTTGAAGCTAAGCCTAATCAGATTGATCCTGCTTCTCATGTCCCTGGTTACGGATATGGTAATGGTTATTTTGGTCTGAGCAACTTTGCTGCGTAA